Genomic segment of Streptomyces sp. NA02950:
TCGGATCGTCCGCGACGCGAGCCAACTGGGCCCGTACTTCGATCCAGTGAATCGCCTCCGGAGAGGCAGGCCCGTAGGTGCGCAGCGCGCCCTGCTCCAAGAGGGCGACCATGCCCATAGCCTCGTGGTGCCGCCCGCCGTGCGCGGCGTTCCAGATCATCGAGTGCACTTCCTGCATCGGGGGAGGCGCGACCTTGATGGACGGCACCGGCACCGGGGTGATGATCGCCGGGTACAGGTTGGTGACGGTCTGCGACATGTCCCGCTCGGTGCGTGCGTCGAAGATCACCACGACTGCCACTCCGGCGATGACCAGGAACATACCGGTGACCGCGGTCTCGGACGGCACCTGCCCCAGCCAGATCCAGGCGATGAACGCGGCGACCGGCGCCTCCATCAGGAGCACCAGGCTGACCGTGATGGCCGACACCCTGCCCAGCACGAAGTTGAGCATCGACAGGCCCAGCATCTGCGGCAACAGCAGCAAGCCGAGCACGGCCAGCCAGGTGGCTGTGTCGAATCCGACCAGCTGTATCCCGCCCACGAGGCACACCACCAGCAGCACCACCGTGGACACACCGAAACAGGCGACTGAATACGAGGGTGTGCTCACCGTCGCACGGACCTGGCCGCCGAGTTCGGTGTAGACCGCGACCGCGACGGCTCCGACGAGGGCGAGCAGGTCACCGAGGAGTGCCGTGCCCTGGACTTGGAAGTCCCCGCCCGTGGCCACCACCGCGCCGAGCACGGCGATGCCCGTTCCGACCCAGGTGCTCCTGGGCAGCTTGCGGCCCAGAAGCACCGAGATCAGGCCCTGCCAGATTGGCTGGGTGGAGACCAGCGCTGCCGCGGTGGTGACCGAGGTGAGTTGGGTACTGGGCATGAACGTGGCGAAGTGCGTCGCCAGTGCCACACCCGCGAACACGCTGTAGCGCAGCTCTCGCCGCCTGTTCTTGCGCAGCAGACCGCGTAGTTCGTCGCCGCGCTTGACCGCGACCACCGGGCCCAGGGCGCAGGCGCCGAGCCCATTACGCCACAACGCGAGCGCCAGCGCGGGCGCCGCCGCGAACGCCGTCAGCGGAGCGGTCATGGAGATGGCCAGAACGGCCAGAACGAGGGCTCCAGCGTTCACGGCGCTCTTCGGTTTCACCCTTCTCTTCCCTTCTCTTCCCTTCTTGTCCGCGCAGCCCACCCCGGCGAGCGCCTGCGGCGCGCCGTAACCGCGTCATGATGCGAGGCAGGGCTGTGGTCGGTCCCCGGAGCTGTCAGGAGTTGTTAGCGGCGTCGGCGGCGTTGGAGTGCCAGTACGTGACATAGGCGGCGCCCACGTCGACGCTGAGCGGCTCCCCGGCGGACTCGTCCTCGCCCGGCGTGGGAACGGTCACCGGGTCAGTGGACTCGCCCCCGAAGTCCTGGAGCGTCACCTGGAATTCCGTGAGCTCCTCGACCGGGCCCTCCGCCTCGCCGCTGCCGTCGGCGATGTTGATGCTGGCGTACGCGGTCGCGCCCGGCTTCAGGACGACGATGTCCTGGGGCTTGCTGTCCTCCAGGACCTGGGTCACGGCCTGCTGGTCCTCGCTGAACGTCAGATAGGGGTAGCCGACCAGTCGGCAGGCACTGTCGGACAGGTTGGTCGCCTGCAGCATGATGTGGTTGATCGGGCGGGGCTGGTCGGACGTCGAGAAGGTCAGCCCCTCGGTGGTGCATGCGTCGACGTGTGCACCGGCATCGGCGCGGGTGTCACCGTCGCCGCTGTTGTCACGGGGGGTCTGGTCGATGATCTCGGTGGCGTTGCCGCCCTTGATGGTGACCTTCACCTTGACGGACTTGGTCTTGGCGGCTGCTTCGAGCTCCTCGATGCTGCAGGACTTGAGAGAGTGGCCCTTGCCATCGCCGCAGAGGCCGCCCGCACCCTGGATGTTGGGGTCCTCCGCCAACCCGATCTCGCGCTCGCCCACCATCAGCTTGCCCGGGGCCGTGTAGGTCAGAGTGCCGGTGAACGTACCGTCTGCGGCATTGTTCGCCCGGGAGGCGGAGGCGGAGGCCCGGGTGTCGTCCACCTCGGTGTCGGCATTCCCGGGGTCGCAGGCGGCCAGAAATGGGGCCGAGGCGACGAGCAGACCGACACTGGCGACGTTGCGAACGCGGATGAGCGACATGGGCCTATCTCCCTGGGTGGCAGGCTTGGCACTCACCAGACCTGACGGGTTGTGAAGTGATGCTTCCGGCTCGTGGTGACGTCACCCGGGAGCGCTTGGCTGATCGACAGGGCTCTTGCTTGGTGATCTGGCAGCAGGTCAAGGCGTGATGGCAGGGCCTCCTGGTGCTCGGCTGGCTTCGCGACCCCGAGTCACCAGGAGTCCTGCCTTCCTGTGGCGCCGCGAGGTCACCCGATCAGAAACCTTGTTGGACCGGACAAGCCCCCTGATCGGTACGGCAACGGATTCTCGGATTCACGGCTGGCGTTGACCGGCGAACGGCCTGGACTCCGTGGTGTCCTCAGGGGACGGGCCGAACAGCTTGGTGGCCAGGTCGCGGGTCTCTTCGGCCCAGGGCGCGGAGCCGAGCGAGGCCATGTCCACGTTGACCTCGGCGCGGGTGCCCTCGGCGTGGACCGTCTGTCCGTCCTCGGAGACCACGCGGAAGGCGTAGACCATGCTGCTCCTGCCGAGGCGCTGCATCCGGAAGCACACGTTGACGCGGCCGACGCCGCGAATCGGGCTGCGATACCGGAACGTCTGCTCCAGCACGACGTGCACCACGTCCGGATGTGTCGGCACACCATCGACGAACGAATACCCCGCCCGCGCCCAGATCCGTACCAGGGCACGTTCGACCAGCAACGGGTACCGGCAGTTGTGCAGATTGCCCATGAAATCGAGGTCGTCCAAGTGGACTTCGGCCGGTTCGACGCACTCCGCCACGGCCACCTCCGACGCGCTGACCATCCGTCTCCTTCAACCGTTCTTTCCTGTCCCCCCGGGCGTACGGGCCGGGACGCAGGCCTGGCGGATACTGAGTGCGGGCATCGGGGCGACCGCTGAGCTTCACCACGCGGCAGCCTTCGCCGCATGACGTTGTGGCACCAGGATTCACGGACGGCCGCCAAGGCGGCATCGGTCAACCGACCTATCCGGACGGGGGAGAGTCGAGTCTCGCGTGGATGGGAGCCGCCGCCATGCGTCACGTCCGCCCGGCGGTTCAGTTCCCGCGATTGCCAAAGGAGACGACAGCCTTCGGGCGCGACCCTGTAGTCTGCAGGCAGAAAGTGTCTTTCTGCTGGGCTTTCGGAGACCTTGGACTGGCCTCATCGACCCAGCTCAGCAGGTACTTTCGCCGCCCCGATCACGACCCGGTCGCCACTGCGTGTGAAACCCGGATGTCAGGGGCGTTCAGGTGTCTGGGTTGGCCTGGGCCAGCGTCTCCGCTCGCCAGGCCCGCGCCACCAACCGCTCGGCGGTTCCACACGATGTGCTGCCTCTGTGCAACGACGTACCAGGCAGGGCAAGCATCCACCATCCGGAGAGGCGACATGAGTCAGGAAAACGCATCCGCAGCCCTCGACGCCGACAGTGGCTACGCTCTCGGCACGACCGAGAAGGAGTACGAGCGTCTTCGTCAACAGGCCCAGGTGTGGGCTGATACCACAGAGGCCTTCCTCCGCAGGGCGGGCATACCCGAGGGCGCGCGCTGCCTCGACGTCGGATCGGGCCCCGGGGAGGTGATGCGATTGCTCTCCCGGCTCGCGGGCCCGTCCGCGACGGTGACCGGTGTGGACATCGACGGCGTCATTGGTCGCGAGGCGCTGCGACGATTGCGGGACGAGGAGAGCGGGAGGTTCGAGTTCCACGAACTCGACATCGAATCGGCTGACCGGATACCGGGCGGCCCCTACGACGTCGTGTTCACCCGACTCGTCCTGCTCCATTTGCGAAACGCGGTCGCGGGAGTCCGCAAGATGTACGAGGCCGTGGCCCCCGGCGGCCTGCTGATGGTGCAGGACTACGACCTGAGGACGTGGGAGACGCTGCCGTCATTCGAGGACAGTGACCTGCCGCGCGAAGTCTTGATGGAGACACTGCGGGCC
This window contains:
- a CDS encoding thioesterase family protein, whose product is MVSASEVAVAECVEPAEVHLDDLDFMGNLHNCRYPLLVERALVRIWARAGYSFVDGVPTHPDVVHVVLEQTFRYRSPIRGVGRVNVCFRMQRLGRSSMVYAFRVVSEDGQTVHAEGTRAEVNVDMASLGSAPWAEETRDLATKLFGPSPEDTTESRPFAGQRQP
- a CDS encoding DMT family transporter gives rise to the protein MNAGALVLAVLAISMTAPLTAFAAAPALALALWRNGLGACALGPVVAVKRGDELRGLLRKNRRRELRYSVFAGVALATHFATFMPSTQLTSVTTAAALVSTQPIWQGLISVLLGRKLPRSTWVGTGIAVLGAVVATGGDFQVQGTALLGDLLALVGAVAVAVYTELGGQVRATVSTPSYSVACFGVSTVVLLVVCLVGGIQLVGFDTATWLAVLGLLLLPQMLGLSMLNFVLGRVSAITVSLVLLMEAPVAAFIAWIWLGQVPSETAVTGMFLVIAGVAVVVIFDARTERDMSQTVTNLYPAIITPVPVPSIKVAPPPMQEVHSMIWNAAHGGRHHEAMGMVALLEQGALRTYGPASPEAIHWIEVRAQLARVADDPSKACELWLVAAASRLSGGEPPDAEEVVAAVDRATHEWARLHDSASARYLAPKLIAMRRQIPGSDEDEIHRIERRLSQVHAFRAPPDPRLEWADKVKVSQTTRPIPESRPRGSQETTGPGA
- a CDS encoding DUF4232 domain-containing protein yields the protein MSLIRVRNVASVGLLVASAPFLAACDPGNADTEVDDTRASASASRANNAADGTFTGTLTYTAPGKLMVGEREIGLAEDPNIQGAGGLCGDGKGHSLKSCSIEELEAAAKTKSVKVKVTIKGGNATEIIDQTPRDNSGDGDTRADAGAHVDACTTEGLTFSTSDQPRPINHIMLQATNLSDSACRLVGYPYLTFSEDQQAVTQVLEDSKPQDIVVLKPGATAYASINIADGSGEAEGPVEELTEFQVTLQDFGGESTDPVTVPTPGEDESAGEPLSVDVGAAYVTYWHSNAADAANNS
- a CDS encoding methyltransferase domain-containing protein yields the protein MSQENASAALDADSGYALGTTEKEYERLRQQAQVWADTTEAFLRRAGIPEGARCLDVGSGPGEVMRLLSRLAGPSATVTGVDIDGVIGREALRRLRDEESGRFEFHELDIESADRIPGGPYDVVFTRLVLLHLRNAVAGVRKMYEAVAPGGLLMVQDYDLRTWETLPSFEDSDLPREVLMETLRASGREPLIGPKLPAIFQAAGVPEPVECRQMGAMSFRKDGGMEVGFRVLHSTLPAALRLGVVTEERVQRFFANVDQRMRGDELLYQVSPSMVAAWVRKPL